The proteins below are encoded in one region of Lactuca sativa cultivar Salinas chromosome 3, Lsat_Salinas_v11, whole genome shotgun sequence:
- the LOC111891111 gene encoding fe(2+) transport protein 1, which translates to MASTSKMVSTVIIFMVFLCTKALSQCEEETNNPCNNKSKALPLKIIGIAAILVTSIIGVCLPLITRSIPALSPDRSLFVIVKAFASGIILATGFMHVLPDSFDMLRSTCLSNNPWHKFPFTGFLAMLSAIFTLMVDSMATSMYTTKNNAISAEGGESVTGDHEMAVAGGGVTHLHGHHHGPKSPIGEQLLRYRVVAMVLELGIVVHSIVIGLGVGASNDVCTIKPLVAALCFHQMFEGMGLGGCILQAEYKPLKKALMVFFFSITTPFGIALGIGLAKTYKENSPSALITVGLLNASSAGLLIYMALVDLLAADFMGPKLQGSIKLQIKSFAAVLLGAGGMSLMAKWA; encoded by the exons ATGGCTTCCACTTCCAAAATGGTCTCAACTGTCATCATCTTCATGGTATTTCTATGCACCAAAGCCTTGTCACAATGTGAAGAGGAAACCAATAACCCTTGTAATAATAAATCCAAGGCTTTGCCCTTGAAGATCATTGGCATCGCTGCAATCCTTGTCACTAGCATCATCGGAGTATGTCTACCTCTGATCACTCGTTCCATCCCTGCCCTTAGCCCAGATCGTAGCCTTTTTGTTATTGTTAAAGCTTTTGCTTCGGGCATCATTTTGGCCACCGGATTTATGCATGTCTTGCCGGATTCTTTTGACATGTTAAGGTCTACTTGCTTGTCTAATAACCCATGGCATAAGTTTCCGTTTACAGGCTTTCTTGCTATGTTATCTGCCATTTTCACACTCATGGTCGATTCCATGGCTACAAGCATGTATACCACCAAGAACAACGCAATATCAGCTGAAGGTGGTGAGTCGGTCACTGGAGACCACGAGATGGCCGTGGCAGGTGGTGGTGTGACGCATTTACATGGACACCATCATGGCCCAAAGAGCCCAATAGGAGAACAACTTCTTCGTTATCGTGTGGTCGCCATG GTACTGGAACTTGGAATAGTTGTTCACTCGATAGTGATTGGACTTGGAGTTGGGGCCTCAAATGACGTATGCACAATTAAGCCACTGGTGGCAGCTCTTTGTTTCCATCAAATGTTTGAAGGCATGGGACTTGGTGGTTGCATTCTTCAG GCGGAGTACAAGCcgttaaagaaagcattaatggTTTTCTTCTTTTCGATAACGACTCCATTTGGTATTGCTCTTGGGATCGGGTTGGCAAAGACTTACAAAGAGAATAGCCCGAGCGCCCTGATAACTGTGGGATTACTCAATGCTTCGTCTGCTGGACTACTTATCTACATGGCGTTGGTCGATCTTCTTGCCGCTGATTTCATGGGTCCGAAGCTACAAGGAAGCATTAAGCTTCAAATCAAATCTTTCGCCGCCGTCTTGCTTGGCGCCGGAGGGATGTCTCTTATGGCTAAATGGGCTTAA
- the LOC111891133 gene encoding probable zinc transporter 10 — MASISKMVSIFIIVIALLCTKAFSQCEDETNNPCNNKSKALSLKIIGIATILVTSIIGVCLPLITRSIPALSPDRSLFVIVKAFASGIILATGFMHVLPDSFDMLRSTCLSDNPWHKFPFTGFVAMLSTIFTLMVDSMATSMYTTKNNAISAEGGEPVAGDHEMAVAGGSGAAHFHGHHHGQKGPIGAQLLRYRVVAMVLELGIVVHSIVIGLGVGASNDVCTIKPLVAALCFHQMFEGMGLGGCILQAEYKPLKKALMVFFFSITTPFGIALGIGLAKTYKENSPSALITVGLLNASSAGLLIYMALVDLLAADFMGSKLQGSIKLQIKSFAAVLLGAGGMSLMAKWA, encoded by the exons ATGGCTTCCATTTCAAAAATGGTCTCAATTTTCATTATCGTCATTGCACTTTTATGCACCAAAGCCTTTTCACAATGTGAAGATGAAACAAATAACCCTTGTAATAACAAATCCAAGGCTTTATCCTTGAAGATCATCGGCATCGCTACAATCCTTGTCACTAGCATCATCGGAGTATGTCTACCTCTTATCACTCGTTCTATCCCTGCCCTTAGCCCAGATCGTAGCCTTTTTGTTATTGTTAAAGCTTTTGCTTCCGGCATCATTTTGGCCACCGGATTTATGCATGTCTTGCCGGATTCTTTTGACATGTTAAGGTCTACTTGCTTGTCAGATAACCCCTGGCATAAGTTTCCATTTACAGGCTTTGTTGCTATGTTATCTACTATTTTCACACTCATGGTCGACTCCATGGCTACAAGTATGTATACTACCAAGAACAACGCAATATCAGCCGAAGGTGGTGAGCCAGTCGCTGGAGACCACGAGATGGCTGTGGCAGGTGGTAGTGGCGCCGCGCATTTCCATGGACACCATCACGGCCAAAAGGGCCCAATAGGAGCACAGCTTCTTCGTTATCGTGTTGTTGCCATG GTGCTAGAACTTGGAATAGTTGTTCACTCGATAGTGATTGGACTTGGAGTTGGGGCCTCAAATGACGTATGCACAATTAAGCCACTGGTGGCAGCTCTTTGTTTCCACCAAATGTTTGAAGGCATGGGCCTTGGTGGTTGCATTCTTCAG GCAGAGTACAAGCCGTTGAAGAAAGCATTAATGGTTTTCTTCTTTTCGATAACGACTCCATTTGGTATTGCTCTTGGGATCGGGTTGGCAAAGACATACAAAGAGAATAGCCCGAGTGCCCTTATTACTGTGGGATTACTCAATGCTTCGTCTGCTGGACTACTTATCTACATGGCGTTGGTTGATCTTCTTGCTGCTGATTTCATGGGTTCGAAGCTTCAAGGAAGCATTAAGCTTCAAATTAAATCTTTCGCCGCCGTCTTGCTTGGCGCCGGCGGGATGTCTCTCATGGCTAAATGGGCTTAA